The Salinibaculum sp. SYNS191 genome has a window encoding:
- a CDS encoding amino acid permease: MSGDDTELAKDLGPLAALTIGVGTMIGAGIFVLPGEAILRAGSLASVAFVLGGVIAIFTALSASELGTAMPRSGGAYYYVNHALGPMFGSVAGWANWLGLAFASAFYMVGFGRYISRIFGVSGGVGIGPLSISVVTLAALVGGAFFVLINYVGAKETGRLQNIIVIVLVGILFVFTLLGTLRADPANLPRASTVSETLGTTGFIFVSYLGFVQITSVAEEIKDPGKNLPRAVIGSVVLVTVIYALVLIVMSAAVPQGFIAGLVENVAPGETQPIAVVEVGERLQGALMGGALLFGGLLATASSANASILASSRINFAMGRDRIITPSLNEIHPRFGTPYRAIGITGGLILVFILLGDINLLSGAASGLHLIIYGLLNIALIAMRYVNPEEYQPDFTVPLYPLLPILGTVFSFALLAYVEPDARLLSFGIAAAAILWYVAYARSRTEKQGILGEYILSRSDEMPDAAVSAATSVQPDGGDYRVMVPLANPRSERDLIELASAIAKQRNGTVVATHIITVPDQMALEGAAERADQIDRTSADLIASARADAEEFDVPIETHTILSHRGFEEIFDAATTHDADLVVMGWGPDSHGSPGRAESAFDEVAGNIPCDFLVLKDRGFDPAEVLVPTAGGPDSDLSATVARFLQAEYDSHVTLLNVATDGEDQARAFMDEWAEEHGLEDADIRIETGDVENAIERAAEDASMVIIGATEQGLLSRLVRGSLVLDVVDEVECSVLLAEKHRKRSLWQRLFGSE; encoded by the coding sequence GTGAGCGGTGACGACACCGAACTGGCGAAGGACCTCGGCCCGCTGGCGGCGCTGACCATCGGCGTCGGGACGATGATCGGTGCGGGTATCTTCGTCCTCCCGGGCGAGGCCATCCTCCGGGCCGGCTCGCTGGCGTCGGTCGCGTTCGTCCTCGGCGGCGTCATCGCGATTTTCACCGCGCTGTCGGCCAGCGAACTCGGGACGGCGATGCCTCGCTCCGGCGGCGCGTACTACTACGTAAACCACGCGCTCGGACCGATGTTCGGCTCCGTTGCGGGGTGGGCGAACTGGCTGGGGCTGGCCTTCGCCAGCGCGTTCTACATGGTCGGCTTCGGCCGCTACATCTCGCGCATCTTCGGCGTCAGCGGCGGCGTCGGAATCGGTCCCCTCTCCATCTCTGTCGTCACGCTGGCGGCACTCGTCGGCGGCGCGTTCTTCGTGCTCATCAACTACGTCGGGGCGAAGGAGACGGGCCGCCTGCAGAACATCATCGTCATCGTGCTGGTGGGGATTCTGTTCGTCTTCACGCTGCTCGGGACGCTGCGGGCCGACCCCGCGAACCTCCCGCGGGCGAGCACGGTCAGCGAGACGCTGGGGACGACCGGCTTCATCTTCGTCTCCTACCTGGGTTTCGTCCAGATTACGAGCGTCGCCGAGGAGATAAAGGACCCCGGCAAGAACCTCCCGCGGGCCGTCATCGGCAGCGTCGTCCTCGTGACCGTCATCTACGCGCTGGTGCTCATCGTGATGAGCGCCGCCGTCCCCCAGGGCTTCATCGCCGGACTCGTCGAGAACGTCGCCCCCGGCGAGACGCAGCCGATTGCCGTCGTCGAGGTCGGCGAACGCCTCCAGGGCGCGCTGATGGGCGGTGCGTTGCTGTTCGGTGGGCTCCTCGCGACGGCCTCCAGCGCGAACGCCTCGATTCTCGCCTCCTCGCGCATCAACTTCGCGATGGGTCGTGACCGTATCATCACCCCGTCGCTGAACGAGATTCACCCCCGCTTCGGGACGCCGTACCGCGCCATCGGCATCACCGGCGGGCTCATCCTCGTCTTCATCCTGCTCGGGGACATCAACCTGCTCTCTGGCGCAGCGTCGGGCCTGCACCTCATCATCTACGGCCTGCTCAACATCGCGCTCATCGCGATGCGCTACGTCAATCCCGAGGAGTACCAGCCGGACTTCACCGTGCCGCTGTACCCGCTGTTGCCGATTCTCGGGACGGTGTTCTCCTTCGCGCTCCTGGCCTACGTCGAACCCGACGCCCGGCTGCTCTCCTTCGGCATCGCTGCCGCCGCCATCCTCTGGTACGTCGCCTACGCCCGCAGTCGGACGGAGAAGCAGGGCATCCTCGGGGAGTACATCCTCTCTCGCTCCGACGAGATGCCGGATGCAGCTGTGTCGGCCGCCACGAGCGTCCAGCCGGACGGCGGCGACTACCGCGTGATGGTGCCGCTGGCGAATCCGAGAAGCGAGCGGGACCTCATCGAACTCGCCAGCGCAATCGCCAAACAGCGCAACGGAACGGTCGTCGCGACCCACATCATCACGGTCCCGGACCAGATGGCGCTGGAGGGGGCCGCAGAGCGGGCCGACCAAATCGACCGGACCTCTGCGGACCTCATCGCATCCGCGCGCGCCGACGCGGAGGAGTTCGACGTGCCCATCGAGACCCACACCATCCTCTCCCACCGCGGGTTCGAGGAGATATTCGACGCGGCGACGACCCACGACGCCGACCTCGTGGTGATGGGCTGGGGGCCGGACTCCCACGGCTCGCCCGGCCGCGCGGAGTCGGCGTTCGACGAAGTGGCCGGCAACATCCCCTGTGACTTCCTGGTGCTGAAAGACCGCGGGTTCGACCCCGCGGAGGTGCTCGTCCCGACCGCCGGCGGTCCGGACTCGGACCTCAGCGCCACCGTCGCGCGGTTCCTCCAGGCGGAGTACGACAGCCACGTGACGCTGTTGAACGTCGCCACCGACGGCGAGGACCAGGCCCGGGCGTTCATGGATGAGTGGGCCGAGGAACACGGTCTCGAAGACGCGGACATCCGCATCGAGACCGGGGACGTCGAGAACGCCATCGAGCGGGCCGCCGAGGACGCGTCGATGGTCATCATCGGTGCGACCGAGCAGGGCCTGCTCTCGCGGCTCGTCCGCGGGTCGCTGGTGCTGGACGTGGTCGACGAGGTGGAGTGTTCGGTGCTGCTGGCAGAGAAGCACCGCAAGCGGTCGCTGTGGCAGCGGCTGTTCGGTTCGGAGTGA
- a CDS encoding DUF7344 domain-containing protein: MSSASAGTQSSRTTGNDFSRDTTLEVLSNQRRRFVVHMLKQNGSGRVTVSELTDTVASWENGKPVDALSHKERKRVRNALRQFHLPKMDECGFIEYDAQRGTVRLTDAASNANFYVDSLTGASIPWGVYYLGLSALSVVCLVGLWAGVYPLSVVPPTMYGVFLSTTLTVSSVAHFYDNYYRMRLGARDRPPEVGE; the protein is encoded by the coding sequence ATGAGTAGCGCGAGCGCGGGCACACAGTCGTCACGGACGACCGGAAACGACTTTTCCAGGGACACCACGCTGGAGGTGCTCAGCAATCAGCGACGCCGCTTCGTCGTGCACATGCTCAAGCAGAACGGGAGCGGTCGTGTCACGGTGTCCGAACTCACGGATACCGTCGCGAGCTGGGAGAACGGCAAGCCAGTCGACGCGCTCTCTCACAAGGAGCGAAAGCGCGTCCGAAACGCCCTGCGGCAGTTCCACCTGCCGAAGATGGACGAGTGCGGCTTCATCGAGTACGACGCTCAGCGGGGTACGGTGCGACTCACCGACGCGGCATCGAACGCCAACTTCTACGTCGACTCGCTGACTGGAGCCAGCATCCCCTGGGGCGTGTACTATCTCGGGCTCTCGGCGCTGAGTGTTGTCTGTCTCGTCGGCCTCTGGGCGGGTGTGTACCCGCTCTCGGTCGTCCCACCGACGATGTACGGCGTCTTCCTCAGCACGACGCTGACCGTCTCCTCGGTCGCACACTTCTACGACAACTACTATCGAATGCGCCTCGGGGCGCGTGACAGGCCGCCGGAGGTGGGCGAGTGA
- a CDS encoding signal peptidase I yields MGIRRLLATLVTATLVLAALALVLGSLLGQPILLSYVETESMQPTLDPGDGFVAVPSAVAGPVEQGDVVVFQAQELHGGGLTTHRVVGRTNQGYVTGGDNNPFTDQAGTEPPVADEQIVAEALKVNGEVLVIPHLGDVVTGLSGGLEDVRYWLAAFTGLGIFAGPQGLPALLILGLVLYYAVDVLRERGQRQYDRTTERETGLNTRLVVGALAVFLVFSATMGMVGPSGTNEYGIVSAAYEDERQDVVPAGESKNNTLGVTNGGFLPVVVFYEPGDMADVHPREVYVPARGEANVTATFTAPPETGGYSRYIVERRYFAVLPVSVIRSLYQVHPWLPIVAIDLLLGVPFYVAGRKLLGSGRIRERTRDRGLSRLASLKRALRGRE; encoded by the coding sequence ATGGGAATCAGACGACTCCTCGCGACGCTGGTCACGGCTACGCTCGTGCTCGCAGCCCTCGCCCTGGTGCTCGGGAGCCTGCTGGGCCAGCCGATTCTCCTGAGCTACGTCGAGACGGAAAGCATGCAGCCGACGCTGGACCCCGGCGACGGGTTCGTCGCCGTCCCCAGCGCCGTCGCTGGTCCGGTCGAACAGGGTGACGTCGTCGTCTTCCAAGCACAGGAACTCCACGGCGGCGGGCTGACGACGCATCGCGTGGTGGGACGGACCAACCAGGGATACGTGACCGGCGGCGACAATAACCCGTTCACCGACCAGGCCGGTACGGAGCCACCCGTAGCGGACGAACAGATCGTAGCCGAAGCGTTGAAAGTCAACGGCGAGGTTCTCGTGATTCCCCACCTCGGGGACGTCGTGACCGGCCTCTCCGGGGGGCTCGAAGACGTCCGGTACTGGCTGGCCGCGTTCACGGGGCTCGGGATTTTCGCCGGGCCGCAGGGCCTGCCAGCCCTGCTGATACTCGGGCTGGTGCTGTACTACGCCGTCGACGTCCTGCGAGAACGCGGACAGCGACAGTACGACCGGACGACCGAGCGCGAGACGGGGCTGAACACCAGACTCGTGGTCGGCGCGCTCGCGGTCTTTCTCGTTTTCTCCGCGACGATGGGTATGGTCGGACCGTCCGGGACCAACGAGTACGGCATCGTCAGCGCGGCCTACGAGGACGAGCGTCAGGACGTCGTCCCGGCGGGCGAGTCGAAGAACAACACGCTCGGCGTTACCAACGGCGGGTTCCTCCCGGTGGTCGTCTTCTACGAACCTGGCGATATGGCGGACGTCCACCCCAGGGAGGTGTACGTCCCGGCGCGGGGCGAGGCGAACGTGACGGCGACGTTCACCGCGCCGCCAGAGACCGGGGGATACAGCAGGTACATCGTCGAGCGCCGCTACTTCGCGGTGCTTCCGGTCTCGGTAATCCGCTCGCTCTACCAGGTCCACCCGTGGCTCCCCATCGTCGCCATCGACCTCCTGCTCGGGGTCCCGTTCTACGTCGCCGGGCGCAAACTGCTCGGCTCCGGCCGGATACGTGAGCGGACTCGCGACCGGGGACTCTCGCGGCTCGCGTCGCTCAAGCGAGCGCTCAGGGGCCGCGAGTGA
- the trkA gene encoding Trk system potassium transporter TrkA: MRIVIVGAGEVGSSIAKSLCDTHEVVVVDNDPERVESVTYNIDVLAIEGDGVTLSTLAETDVAEADILIASTDDDETNIITCGTAKTLGDPFTIARVRDTKFLDTWQQAEGALGVDFMVGTTLLAARSVVRVIGLPSARDVDTFAGGRVQMAEFEIPPDSPVAGQTVQEADRFESLTFAAILRPDDVVIPSGQTRIEAGDEVVVIGSESSVQALAAEVSPHAGTVDDILIVGGTDIGYQIAKLLGEQGLTPRLVERDHDRARELAELLPNTTVLESDGTDRDFLEREHISEVDTVVSALNRNERNLLASLLAKRLGAERAVAIVGEMEYVDLFEAVGVDVAINPREATAEEITRFTRERRAENVALIENDRAEVIEIEVDEDSVLAGKPIQESVVDLPDGVVIGAITRNGDFVIPRGGTVVEPGDTAVLFVDADVVEEATAVL, encoded by the coding sequence ATGCGAATCGTAATCGTCGGCGCTGGCGAAGTCGGCTCCTCCATCGCGAAGAGCCTCTGTGACACACACGAGGTCGTCGTCGTGGACAACGACCCCGAGCGGGTCGAGTCCGTGACCTACAACATCGACGTCCTCGCTATCGAGGGCGACGGGGTCACGCTGTCCACGCTGGCGGAGACGGACGTGGCGGAGGCGGACATCCTCATCGCCAGCACCGACGACGACGAGACGAACATCATCACCTGCGGGACCGCGAAGACGCTCGGTGACCCGTTCACCATCGCCCGCGTCAGGGACACGAAGTTTCTGGACACCTGGCAGCAGGCCGAGGGCGCACTCGGCGTGGACTTCATGGTCGGCACGACGCTGCTGGCCGCCCGGTCCGTCGTCCGCGTCATCGGCCTGCCGTCGGCCCGCGACGTCGACACCTTCGCCGGCGGGCGCGTGCAGATGGCCGAGTTCGAGATTCCGCCGGACAGCCCGGTCGCCGGCCAGACCGTCCAGGAGGCGGACCGCTTCGAGTCGCTGACCTTCGCGGCCATCCTCCGCCCGGACGACGTCGTGATTCCGAGCGGCCAGACGCGAATCGAGGCCGGCGACGAGGTGGTCGTCATCGGCTCCGAATCGAGCGTCCAGGCCCTGGCGGCCGAAGTGTCACCCCACGCCGGCACGGTGGACGACATCCTCATCGTCGGCGGGACGGACATCGGCTACCAGATCGCAAAACTGCTCGGCGAGCAGGGGCTGACCCCGCGCCTCGTCGAGCGCGACCACGACCGGGCGCGCGAACTCGCCGAGTTGCTGCCGAACACGACGGTCCTGGAGAGCGACGGGACCGACCGGGACTTCCTGGAGCGCGAGCACATCTCCGAGGTCGACACCGTCGTCTCGGCGCTGAACCGCAACGAGCGCAACCTGCTCGCCTCGCTGCTGGCCAAGCGCCTGGGTGCCGAACGCGCCGTCGCCATCGTCGGCGAGATGGAGTACGTCGACCTCTTCGAGGCCGTCGGCGTCGACGTGGCAATCAACCCGCGGGAGGCGACCGCAGAGGAGATTACCCGGTTCACCCGCGAGCGCCGCGCAGAGAACGTCGCGCTCATCGAGAACGACCGCGCGGAGGTCATCGAGATAGAGGTCGACGAGGACAGCGTGCTGGCCGGCAAGCCCATCCAGGAGTCGGTCGTCGACCTCCCCGACGGCGTCGTCATCGGCGCGATAACGCGCAACGGCGACTTCGTCATCCCGCGCGGTGGCACAGTCGTCGAACCCGGCGATACCGCCGTTCTCTTCGTCGACGCGGATGTCGTCGAGGAGGCGACGGCGGTGCTCTGA
- the hemG gene encoding protoporphyrinogen oxidase, which produces MRVAVVGAGITGLALTHHLAERGIDSVTYEADNQPGGVIRSETIDGRTVEVGPQRLRLTPGVEDLVEAVGLSDAVVEAGEEHLFVYADGRLREAPLDREAFLRTDLLSWRGKLRLLAEPLTRDGMREESAAELFTRKFGRQAYERFIGPLYGGIYGSDPAEMPATFALDGLLKREQETGSFLRAFLKRVGQGQQSPPISFEAGNQQLPNGLAEAYADRIELGTAVTDVRPAAGDAGTDRQPAAATDGGGQYVVETDSGAETFDHVVVTTPAGVTADILDGVATGTEGLANLTYNPLAMVHLDADCEQEGFGYQVAYGEDIHTLGASWNDSMFDRENLYTVFLGGMHEPDIVDRPDEEIGAIAAEEFEQVMGSPAEVLNVATREKWFPAYDRSWYALEAFEAPPGVHLATNYTARMGIPSRVREARELAEELAAGA; this is translated from the coding sequence ATGCGCGTCGCCGTCGTCGGCGCGGGCATCACGGGGCTCGCGCTCACGCACCACCTCGCCGAGCGGGGTATCGACTCGGTCACGTACGAGGCCGACAACCAGCCCGGCGGCGTCATCCGCTCGGAGACAATCGACGGCCGCACGGTCGAGGTCGGGCCGCAGCGGCTCCGACTGACGCCCGGCGTCGAGGACCTCGTGGAAGCTGTTGGTCTCTCCGACGCCGTCGTCGAAGCCGGGGAGGAGCACCTGTTCGTCTACGCGGACGGCCGACTCCGGGAGGCCCCGCTAGACCGCGAGGCGTTCCTCCGGACCGACCTGCTCTCCTGGCGCGGGAAACTGCGCCTGCTCGCGGAACCGCTGACCCGCGACGGGATGCGCGAGGAGTCCGCCGCGGAACTGTTCACCCGGAAGTTCGGCCGCCAGGCCTACGAGCGGTTCATCGGGCCGCTGTACGGCGGCATCTACGGCTCGGACCCGGCCGAGATGCCGGCGACCTTCGCGCTGGACGGGCTGCTGAAACGCGAACAGGAGACGGGCAGTTTCCTCCGGGCGTTCCTCAAGCGCGTCGGCCAGGGCCAGCAGTCCCCGCCTATCTCCTTCGAGGCCGGCAACCAGCAGTTACCCAATGGGCTCGCGGAGGCGTACGCCGACCGCATCGAACTCGGGACAGCGGTCACGGACGTTCGACCGGCTGCAGGCGACGCGGGGACGGACCGGCAACCGGCCGCAGCGACGGACGGCGGCGGTCAGTACGTCGTCGAGACCGACAGCGGTGCGGAGACGTTCGACCACGTCGTCGTGACGACGCCGGCGGGAGTCACCGCCGACATCCTCGACGGCGTCGCAACGGGGACCGAGGGCCTCGCCAACCTCACCTACAATCCGCTGGCGATGGTCCACCTCGACGCCGACTGCGAGCAGGAGGGCTTCGGCTACCAGGTCGCCTACGGCGAGGACATCCACACGCTCGGCGCGTCGTGGAACGACAGCATGTTCGACCGCGAGAACCTCTACACCGTCTTCCTCGGCGGGATGCACGAACCCGACATCGTCGACCGGCCGGACGAGGAAATCGGTGCTATCGCCGCCGAGGAGTTCGAACAGGTCATGGGTTCGCCCGCGGAGGTCCTGAACGTCGCCACCCGCGAGAAGTGGTTCCCGGCGTACGACCGGTCGTGGTACGCGCTGGAGGCCTTCGAGGCGCCGCCGGGCGTCCACCTCGCGACGAACTACACCGCGCGGATGGGGATTCCCAGCCGCGTCCGGGAAGCGCGCGAACTGGCCGAGGAGCTGGCGGCCGGGGCCTGA
- a CDS encoding TrkH family potassium uptake protein — translation MNLRVDWRASVSLVGSVLKYLSLPLALPAAVAIVYDNGVLAFLPVMALTLVAGVGLERLDPDPDIGAREGFLMVALTWLAVALVGMLPYVIAGMGTESTLADPVNALFESMSGFTTTGATVMGSIGFDHHSHALMLWRQLTQWLGGMGIVVLAVAILPELSVGGAQLMDAEAPGPGIEKLTPRIAETARVLWLIYLGFTVLQFLLLYGLHHAGLAPNMGLYNAIAHPLTTMPTGGFSPEARSIEAFSSVVQWVIIPFMVAAGTNFALFWKALNGDVRSVFRDSEFRFYAGTLAVFAALGAGLLYGGVGVGLAELPVEVPPIAGEFEDALRHSTFQVVSIVTTTGYASMDFNTWSPVAQFLLVFGMFIGGSAGSTGGAIKMVRTLVILKSLKRELFTTVHPDAVSPVRLAGKPLDERALRGIYAFTLLYVVLFFVASGLVLLDATRIPESVTAFEGMSAVAATLGNVGPGVGIVGPMNNYLAFPDTSKLFMVFLMWVGRLEVIPVFVLLTGAYWRS, via the coding sequence ATGAACCTCCGCGTCGACTGGCGAGCCAGCGTGAGTCTCGTCGGGTCCGTACTCAAGTACCTCTCCCTGCCGCTCGCTCTCCCGGCAGCGGTGGCCATCGTCTACGACAACGGCGTCCTCGCCTTCCTGCCGGTCATGGCGCTGACGCTGGTCGCCGGGGTGGGGCTGGAACGCCTCGACCCCGACCCGGACATCGGGGCCCGCGAGGGCTTTCTGATGGTGGCGCTGACGTGGCTCGCGGTGGCTCTCGTCGGGATGCTCCCCTACGTCATCGCGGGCATGGGGACCGAATCGACGCTCGCGGACCCGGTCAACGCTCTCTTCGAGAGCATGAGCGGGTTCACGACGACTGGCGCGACGGTCATGGGCTCCATCGGGTTCGACCACCACTCCCACGCGCTCATGCTCTGGCGGCAGTTGACCCAGTGGCTCGGCGGCATGGGTATCGTCGTCCTCGCCGTCGCCATCCTGCCGGAGCTGTCGGTCGGGGGCGCGCAGTTGATGGACGCGGAGGCTCCGGGGCCCGGCATCGAGAAGCTCACGCCCCGCATCGCGGAGACGGCGCGGGTCCTGTGGCTCATCTACCTCGGGTTCACTGTCCTCCAATTTCTGCTGCTGTACGGCCTGCACCACGCCGGACTGGCCCCGAACATGGGACTTTACAACGCCATCGCACACCCGCTGACGACGATGCCGACCGGCGGGTTCTCGCCGGAGGCCCGCAGCATCGAGGCGTTCTCGTCCGTCGTCCAGTGGGTCATCATCCCCTTCATGGTCGCCGCGGGGACCAACTTCGCGCTGTTCTGGAAAGCGCTCAACGGGGACGTGCGCTCGGTTTTCCGGGACAGCGAGTTCCGCTTCTACGCCGGGACGCTCGCCGTCTTCGCGGCGCTGGGTGCCGGATTGCTCTACGGGGGTGTCGGCGTCGGCCTCGCCGAACTCCCCGTCGAGGTGCCCCCGATTGCCGGTGAGTTCGAGGATGCGCTGCGCCACAGCACCTTTCAGGTCGTCTCCATCGTCACGACCACCGGCTACGCGAGCATGGACTTCAACACCTGGAGCCCGGTCGCGCAGTTCCTGCTGGTGTTCGGGATGTTCATCGGCGGGTCGGCGGGGTCGACCGGCGGTGCCATCAAGATGGTCCGGACGCTGGTCATCCTGAAGTCGCTCAAGCGGGAACTGTTCACGACGGTCCACCCGGACGCCGTCTCGCCGGTGCGCCTGGCCGGGAAGCCACTCGACGAGCGTGCGCTCCGGGGCATCTACGCGTTCACGCTGCTGTACGTCGTGCTCTTTTTCGTCGCCTCGGGGCTGGTCCTGCTGGACGCGACGCGGATTCCCGAGTCGGTGACGGCCTTCGAGGGGATGTCCGCCGTCGCGGCGACGCTCGGCAACGTCGGACCGGGCGTCGGCATCGTCGGGCCGATGAACAACTACCTCGCGTTCCCCGACACGTCGAAACTGTTCATGGTGTTCCTGATGTGGGTCGGCCGGTTGGAGGTCATCCCGGTCTTCGTGTTGCTGACCGGGGCCTACTGGCGGTCCTGA